A genomic segment from Lignipirellula cremea encodes:
- a CDS encoding site-specific integrase: MSELRRRMTEDLQLRGLSERTQEAYLRAVRKLAEHFRTPPDRLSEEQVRQYLLYLKNDCGFAPGSMRVAVNGVKFFYHYTAPRAWATLCNIRIPPQKTLPDVLSRPEVRQLLAAVRTRHNRAYLWTVYACGLRLNEGLHLQVADLDSQRMMLHVHRGKGAKDRFILLPQELLAMLRRYWLEHRNPRWLFPALGRGRNQGGVADKPMAEASVQGAWKRVVDQSGLAKSVSIHTLRHSYASHLIEAGVGLRRVQQLLGHSSLQTTARYLHVTEPGGEHTRQIIDQLMQGVGAALDAGA, encoded by the coding sequence ATGAGCGAGTTGCGACGGCGGATGACGGAGGACCTGCAGCTGCGGGGCTTGAGCGAACGCACCCAGGAGGCGTATCTGCGGGCGGTGCGGAAGTTGGCCGAACACTTTCGCACGCCGCCGGATCGGCTGAGCGAGGAGCAGGTGCGGCAGTATTTGCTGTATCTCAAGAATGACTGCGGTTTTGCTCCCGGCTCGATGCGTGTGGCTGTCAATGGCGTGAAGTTCTTTTATCACTATACCGCGCCGCGCGCTTGGGCCACGCTGTGCAACATTCGCATCCCGCCGCAGAAGACGTTGCCCGACGTGCTGTCGCGGCCGGAGGTGCGGCAGTTGCTCGCCGCCGTGCGGACCCGCCACAACCGGGCCTACTTGTGGACGGTGTACGCTTGCGGCTTGCGGCTCAACGAAGGGCTGCATCTGCAGGTCGCCGATCTCGACAGCCAGCGGATGATGCTGCATGTGCATCGCGGCAAAGGCGCCAAGGATCGCTTTATTCTCCTGCCGCAAGAACTGCTGGCGATGCTGCGCCGTTACTGGCTCGAACATCGTAACCCGCGCTGGTTGTTTCCCGCTTTGGGACGCGGCCGCAACCAAGGCGGCGTCGCCGACAAGCCGATGGCCGAAGCCAGCGTGCAGGGCGCCTGGAAGCGGGTCGTCGATCAGTCAGGGCTGGCCAAGTCGGTGTCGATTCATACGCTGCGGCACAGCTACGCCTCGCACCTGATCGAAGCCGGCGTCGGGCTGCGACGCGTGCAGCAGCTGCTGGGCCATAGTTCGTTGCAGACCACCGCGCGGTACTTGCACGTCACCGAGCCCGGCGGCGAACATACGCGCCAGATCATCGATCAGCTGATGCAGGGCGTCGGCGCCGCCTTGGATGCGGGAGCGTAG
- a CDS encoding site-specific integrase: MSELRRRMTEDLQLRGLSERTQEAYLRAVRKLAEHFRTPPDRLSEEQVRQYLLYLKNDCGFAPGSMRVAVNGVKFFYHYTAPRAWATLCNIRIPPQKTLPDVLSRPEVRQLLAAVRTRHNRAYLWTVYACGLRLNEGLHLQVADLDSQRMMLHVHRGKGAKDRFILLPQELLAMLRRYWLEHRNPRWLFPALGRGRNQGGVADKPMAEASVQGAWKRVVDQSGLAKSVSIHTLRHSYASHLIEAGVGLRRVQQLLGHSSLQTTARYLHVTEPGGEHTRQIIDQLMQGVGAALDAGA, encoded by the coding sequence ATGAGCGAATTGCGACGGCGGATGACGGAAGACCTGCAGCTGCGGGGCTTGAGCGAACGCACCCAGGAGGCGTATCTGCGGGCGGTGCGGAAGTTGGCCGAACACTTTCGCACGCCGCCGGATCGGCTGAGCGAGGAGCAGGTGCGGCAGTATTTGCTGTATCTCAAGAATGACTGCGGTTTTGCTCCCGGCTCGATGCGTGTGGCTGTCAATGGCGTGAAGTTCTTTTATCACTATACCGCGCCGCGCGCTTGGGCCACGCTGTGCAACATTCGCATCCCGCCGCAGAAGACGTTGCCCGACGTGCTGTCGCGGCCGGAGGTGCGGCAGTTGCTCGCCGCCGTGCGGACCCGCCACAACCGGGCCTACTTGTGGACGGTGTACGCTTGCGGCTTGCGGCTCAACGAAGGGCTGCATCTGCAGGTCGCCGATCTCGACAGCCAGCGGATGATGCTGCATGTGCATCGCGGCAAAGGCGCCAAGGATCGCTTTATTCTCCTGCCGCAAGAACTGCTGGCGATGCTGCGCCGTTACTGGCTCGAACATCGTAACCCGCGCTGGTTGTTTCCCGCTTTGGGACGCGGCCGCAACCAAGGCGGCGTCGCCGACAAGCCGATGGCCGAAGCCAGCGTGCAGGGCGCCTGGAAGCGGGTCGTCGATCAGTCAGGGCTGGCCAAGTCGGTGTCGATTCATACGCTGCGGCACAGCTACGCCTCGCACCTGATCGAAGCCGGCGTCGGGCTGCGACGCGTGCAGCAGCTGCTGGGCCATAGTTCGTTGCAGACCACCGCGCGGTACTTGCACGTCACCGAGCCCGGCGGCGAACATACGCGCCAGATCATCGATCAGCTGATGCAGGGCGTCGGCGCCGCCTTGGATGCGGGAGCGTAG
- a CDS encoding PSD1 and planctomycete cytochrome C domain-containing protein translates to MPNHLLCWLKPVALLAAAAWVSLQGAPATCADDAAGLELFEKQIRPVLVAQCYQCHSAEAEQAGKLKAGLRLDTREGLLQGGESGAAIVPGNTRKGLLLSALRYEDLEMPPKQKLPDDVIGAFEKWIELGAPDPREETQVAGAQRVIDLDEGRQFWCFQPVQQPTPPQVASDWPRSDIDQFILARLNAEKLQPVADASPGVLVRRLYLDLIGLPPSPAQQASFEQAHAKDAQKAVAVLVDELLDSPQFGERWGRHWLDVARYAESNGNSRNATFPHAWRYRDYVIDAFNADTPYDRFLLEQIAGDLLPATSPVERNRNLVATGFLALGSKPVIGKGSGFSPDIVADQIEVVTRGVLGLTVSCARCHDHKFDPIPTTDYYGLAGVFASTETLYGGGSGGMNGAPATDLHALASSDPAVSQAYEDWQASLDAVLERQKKVDAQLQKMGVGPKRKGAGKKAAANRARRKNKNADEPAAANDGKVAQLQEQSRQIAAELKQLRDKAVDPPGEAMGARELGRVLETPIYIRGETPKGPVIPRRFVSVALQETPVLPTDASGRLELAQWLGDRGNPLTARVLANRIWLHLLGEGLVRTPDNFGVNGELPSHPELLDALASQLMADDWSIKSLIRRIVLSRTYQLSGAYDGHNYETDPDNVFLWRHTRRRLEAEAIRDGMLAVSGQLDISRPAGSVVSRYNGQLIQDKLTPDVIHQPSLHRAIYLPILRNGLPEELEVFDVAEPSLVVGQRSVTTVPAQDLFLMNSPLVAEQAGHFARLIQAAGSDDASRIEAAYRRALNRSPEPRETERAITFLKQARTALQPQGDANAANDQAWSALCQGLFLSAEFRYLP, encoded by the coding sequence ATGCCGAACCATCTTCTCTGCTGGCTGAAACCTGTCGCCTTGCTGGCCGCGGCCGCCTGGGTCTCGCTCCAGGGTGCTCCTGCGACCTGCGCCGACGATGCGGCCGGGCTGGAGCTTTTTGAAAAACAGATCCGCCCCGTCCTGGTCGCCCAGTGCTACCAGTGCCATTCGGCGGAGGCGGAACAGGCCGGCAAGCTCAAAGCCGGATTGCGGCTGGATACGCGTGAAGGTCTGCTCCAGGGCGGCGAATCGGGAGCTGCCATCGTTCCGGGAAATACCCGCAAAGGCTTGCTGCTGTCGGCTTTGCGATATGAAGACCTGGAGATGCCGCCCAAGCAGAAGTTGCCGGACGACGTGATCGGGGCGTTTGAAAAATGGATCGAGCTGGGCGCTCCCGACCCGCGGGAGGAAACCCAGGTCGCCGGCGCCCAGCGAGTGATCGACCTCGACGAAGGCCGCCAGTTCTGGTGCTTTCAACCTGTCCAGCAGCCGACCCCGCCGCAAGTCGCCAGCGACTGGCCGCGTTCCGACATCGACCAGTTTATCCTGGCTCGCCTGAACGCCGAGAAGCTCCAGCCTGTGGCCGACGCCTCTCCTGGCGTGCTGGTGCGACGGCTGTACCTGGATCTGATCGGCTTGCCGCCTTCGCCCGCACAGCAAGCGAGTTTTGAGCAAGCCCATGCGAAGGATGCCCAGAAAGCGGTGGCGGTATTGGTGGACGAACTGCTCGACTCGCCCCAGTTTGGCGAACGCTGGGGACGCCACTGGCTGGACGTGGCCCGCTATGCCGAATCTAACGGCAACAGCCGGAACGCCACTTTCCCGCATGCCTGGCGATATCGTGACTATGTGATTGATGCTTTCAACGCCGATACGCCGTATGATCGCTTTCTGCTGGAACAGATTGCGGGCGATCTGCTGCCGGCGACTTCGCCCGTCGAGCGGAACCGGAACCTGGTCGCCACGGGCTTTCTTGCCCTGGGGTCGAAGCCTGTCATCGGCAAAGGCAGCGGCTTCTCGCCCGATATTGTCGCCGACCAGATCGAAGTCGTCACCCGCGGCGTGCTGGGGCTGACCGTCTCTTGCGCCCGTTGCCATGACCACAAGTTCGATCCGATTCCGACCACCGACTACTACGGCCTGGCCGGCGTGTTCGCCAGTACAGAAACGCTCTACGGCGGCGGCAGCGGCGGCATGAACGGCGCTCCGGCAACCGATCTGCACGCCCTGGCCAGCAGCGATCCGGCAGTTTCCCAAGCCTATGAAGACTGGCAAGCGTCCCTCGACGCGGTACTGGAGCGGCAGAAGAAAGTCGACGCCCAGCTGCAGAAAATGGGCGTCGGTCCGAAAAGAAAAGGCGCAGGCAAAAAGGCCGCCGCCAACAGGGCCCGCCGCAAAAACAAGAACGCCGACGAACCGGCTGCCGCCAACGATGGCAAGGTGGCCCAGCTGCAGGAACAGTCCCGGCAAATCGCCGCCGAACTGAAACAGCTCCGCGACAAGGCCGTCGATCCGCCCGGCGAAGCAATGGGCGCCCGGGAGCTGGGCCGCGTGTTGGAAACGCCCATTTATATTCGCGGTGAAACGCCCAAAGGGCCGGTCATCCCGCGTCGGTTCGTTTCGGTCGCCCTGCAGGAAACGCCCGTCCTGCCGACAGACGCCAGCGGCCGACTGGAACTGGCCCAGTGGCTGGGCGACCGCGGCAATCCGCTTACGGCTCGTGTGCTGGCCAACCGCATCTGGCTGCATCTGCTGGGAGAAGGGCTGGTCCGTACGCCGGACAACTTTGGCGTCAACGGCGAGCTGCCCAGCCATCCAGAACTGCTCGACGCGCTCGCCTCGCAACTGATGGCGGACGACTGGTCGATCAAAAGCCTGATCCGCCGGATCGTGCTCAGCCGCACCTATCAACTGAGCGGCGCCTATGACGGCCATAACTATGAGACCGATCCCGACAACGTCTTTCTCTGGCGGCATACGCGTCGCCGGCTGGAAGCAGAAGCGATCCGCGATGGCATGCTGGCAGTCAGCGGTCAGCTGGATATATCCCGGCCGGCCGGATCGGTCGTCAGCCGGTACAACGGCCAGTTGATCCAGGACAAGCTCACGCCCGACGTCATCCATCAGCCCAGCCTGCATCGAGCGATTTATCTGCCGATCCTGCGGAACGGGCTGCCGGAAGAACTCGAAGTCTTCGACGTGGCCGAACCCAGTCTGGTGGTTGGGCAACGCAGCGTGACGACCGTTCCCGCGCAGGACCTGTTCCTGATGAACAGCCCGCTGGTGGCCGAACAGGCCGGGCATTTTGCCCGGCTCATCCAGGCCGCCGGCTCCGACGACGCCAGCCGCATCGAGGCCGCGTATCGCCGCGCCTTGAATCGCTCGCCCGAACCGCGTGAAACGGAACGTGCAATCACCTTTCTCAAGCAGGCCCGGACCGCACTCCAGCCCCAGGGCGACGCTAACGCGGCAAACGACCAGGCCTGGTCCGCGCTGTGCCAGGGCTTATTCCTGTCGGCCGAATTCCGTTATCTCCCGTAA
- a CDS encoding IS91 family transposase — protein sequence MLTVADVLRRHGPAYLDRHATTMPVEQKRVLRCIMACRTGELGTVHYACRQCGQAHVMGRSCGNRHCPSCQSEKGGVWCERQLARLLPCHYFLLTFTVPQAFREFARRHPREAYAAMFRASSDALKSLAADPKRLDVKTLGFFGALHTWGRDLNYHPHLHYVVPGGGLDAEGQWRQTPTSFFLPCQPLSLLYRGKLRAALAAEGLLDEVDDSVWSESWVVDCQAVGDGAAAVKYLAPYVFRVALSDKRIVACDEQSVTFRYRRSGSQRWRTMRLDADEFVRRFLQHVLPRGLQKVRHYGFLSPRAGQSIESLKWLVAAALGLLFWLAWTETIVAPPTPDFACSECGGPLMRIRFEPPPPPRPIPTSQPP from the coding sequence ATGCTGACGGTCGCCGATGTTCTTCGTCGGCACGGTCCCGCCTACCTGGACCGCCACGCGACGACGATGCCTGTCGAACAGAAACGCGTGCTGCGCTGCATCATGGCTTGCCGCACCGGCGAGTTGGGGACCGTGCATTACGCCTGCCGCCAGTGCGGGCAGGCGCATGTGATGGGTCGCTCGTGCGGCAACCGCCATTGCCCCAGCTGTCAAAGCGAGAAGGGCGGCGTCTGGTGCGAACGACAGCTCGCCAGGCTGCTGCCGTGCCATTACTTCCTGTTGACGTTCACGGTTCCCCAGGCGTTCCGCGAGTTCGCCCGGCGACATCCGCGCGAAGCGTACGCCGCCATGTTCCGCGCTTCGAGTGACGCTCTCAAGTCACTGGCCGCCGACCCAAAACGGTTAGACGTCAAGACGCTGGGCTTCTTCGGAGCGTTGCACACCTGGGGCCGCGACTTGAACTATCATCCGCACCTGCATTACGTCGTACCCGGCGGAGGGCTGGACGCGGAAGGCCAATGGCGGCAGACGCCGACCAGCTTCTTTCTGCCGTGTCAACCTCTGTCACTCCTGTACCGCGGGAAACTGCGTGCGGCGCTTGCCGCAGAGGGCTTGCTGGACGAGGTCGACGACTCGGTCTGGAGCGAGTCCTGGGTGGTCGATTGCCAGGCGGTCGGCGACGGCGCGGCGGCGGTCAAGTATCTGGCGCCTTACGTGTTTCGCGTCGCCCTGTCCGACAAGCGGATCGTGGCCTGCGACGAACAATCGGTGACGTTCCGCTATCGCCGCAGCGGTTCGCAGCGCTGGCGCACGATGCGACTGGACGCAGACGAGTTCGTGCGGCGATTTCTGCAGCACGTCCTGCCGCGAGGGCTGCAAAAGGTCCGCCACTATGGGTTCCTCAGTCCTCGCGCGGGGCAATCGATCGAATCGCTGAAGTGGCTGGTGGCGGCCGCCTTGGGCTTGCTGTTCTGGCTGGCCTGGACGGAAACGATCGTCGCGCCGCCGACGCCCGACTTCGCCTGCAGCGAGTGCGGCGGGCCCTTGATGCGTATCCGTTTCGAGCCGCCTCCGCCGCCGAGGCCCATCCCCACTTCTCAACCGCCTTAG
- a CDS encoding IS91 family transposase produces MLTVADVLRRHGPAYLDRHATTMPVEQKRVLRCIMACRTGELGTVHYACRQCGQAHVMGRSCGNRHCPSCQSEKGGVWCERQLARLLPCHYFLLTFTVPQAFREFARRHPRAAYAAMFRASSDALKTLAADPKRLGVTTLGFFGALHTWGRDLNYHPHLHYVVPGGGLDAEGQWRQTPTNFFLPCQPLSLLYRGKLRAALDAEGLLDEVDDSVWSESWVVDCQAVGDGAAAVKYLAPYVFRVALSDKRIVACDEQSVTFRYRRSGSQRWRTMRLDADEFVRRFLQHVLPRGLQKVRHYGFLSPRAGQSIESLKWLVAAALGLLFWLAWTETIIAPPTPDFACSECGGPLMRIRFEPPPPPRPIPTSQPP; encoded by the coding sequence ATGCTGACGGTCGCCGATGTTCTTCGTCGGCACGGTCCCGCCTACCTGGACCGCCACGCGACGACGATGCCTGTCGAACAGAAACGCGTGCTGCGCTGCATCATGGCTTGCCGCACCGGCGAGTTGGGGACCGTGCATTACGCCTGCCGCCAGTGCGGGCAGGCGCATGTGATGGGTCGCTCGTGCGGCAACCGCCATTGCCCCAGCTGTCAAAGCGAGAAGGGCGGCGTCTGGTGCGAACGACAGCTCGCCAGGCTGCTGCCGTGCCATTACTTCTTGTTGACGTTCACGGTTCCCCAGGCGTTCCGCGAGTTCGCTCGGCGACACCCGCGCGCCGCGTACGCCGCCATGTTCCGCGCTTCGAGTGACGCCCTCAAGACGTTGGCCGCCGACCCGAAACGGTTAGGCGTCACGACGCTGGGCTTCTTCGGAGCGTTGCACACCTGGGGCCGCGACTTGAACTATCATCCGCACCTGCATTACGTCGTTCCCGGCGGAGGGCTGGACGCGGAAGGCCAATGGCGGCAGACGCCGACCAACTTCTTTCTGCCGTGTCAACCTCTGTCACTCCTGTACCGCGGGAAGCTGCGTGCGGCGCTTGACGCAGAGGGCTTGCTGGACGAGGTCGACGACTCGGTCTGGAGCGAGTCCTGGGTGGTCGATTGCCAGGCGGTCGGCGACGGCGCGGCGGCGGTCAAGTATCTGGCGCCGTACGTGTTTCGCGTCGCCCTGTCCGACAAGCGGATCGTGGCCTGCGACGAACAATCGGTGACGTTCCGCTATCGCCGCAGCGGTTCGCAGCGATGGCGCACGATGCGGCTGGACGCAGACGAGTTCGTGCGGCGATTTCTGCAGCACGTCCTGCCGCGAGGGCTGCAAAAGGTTCGTCATTATGGGTTCCTCAGTCCTCGCGCGGGGCAATCGATCGAATCGCTGAAGTGGCTGGTGGCGGCCGCCTTGGGCTTGCTGTTCTGGCTGGCCTGGACGGAAACGATCATCGCGCCGCCGACGCCCGACTTCGCCTGCAGCGAGTGCGGCGGGCCTTTGATGCGTATCCGTTTCGAGCCGCCTCCGCCGCCGAGGCCCATCCCCACTTCTCAACCGCCCTAG
- a CDS encoding SMI1/KNR4 family protein, whose protein sequence is MKLREIEKIERKLDVELPDAYFALLLGYPEHLAALMTIEVNDWAKRIYNDANEIIEQTECFRRTDFSEAEFKKWSPDYVVIGGDVGGNFYFINTKSRAKNVAVSFWFHEDGSVEKSASSIDAFIQQTFANAAHYALDSMRINAIRYGMAPTATGLKRKR, encoded by the coding sequence ATGAAGCTGCGAGAGATTGAGAAAATTGAGCGGAAGCTCGATGTAGAACTCCCCGACGCGTATTTCGCGCTTCTTCTCGGCTACCCGGAACATCTCGCAGCACTCATGACGATCGAAGTTAACGACTGGGCAAAGCGGATCTACAATGATGCAAATGAAATCATCGAGCAAACTGAATGCTTTAGGCGGACTGATTTCTCCGAAGCTGAATTTAAGAAATGGTCCCCCGACTACGTAGTAATTGGGGGTGATGTTGGCGGCAATTTCTACTTCATCAACACGAAGTCGCGCGCGAAAAATGTTGCTGTCTCATTCTGGTTTCACGAAGATGGCAGCGTCGAGAAGTCTGCATCCTCGATTGACGCATTCATTCAGCAGACGTTTGCCAATGCCGCCCACTACGCTTTAGATTCAATGCGAATCAACGCCATCCGTTACGGTATGGCACCAACTGCCACTGGTTTGAAGCGTAAACGATGA
- a CDS encoding DUF1501 domain-containing protein translates to MFSRRQMLQTASAGFGALALAGLCAQESQAAKAASPLQPKAPHFEPKAKRVIFLCMRGAPAQCDTFDYKPRDRKGPIISTPAKGGKGKSSGPAGSITPFSQHGESGLWIADTLPHLAKHADDLCLINSMHTDLPNHPQSYLMMHTGDFRFARPSVGAWVLYGLGTENQNLPGFISINPETRVGGAQNYGSAFLPAIYQGTSIGNVGANMATAGIRNVAGSLPDTLQRRQLDMVQEMNQGLLERSGVDTQLEGVIESLELGFRMQTSATDVLDLTNESAETLERYNVGKTQKVGRCLDDDFGRQCLWARRLAEAGVRYIEVCHSNWDQHGNHATEVAGNCTAIDKPFAALLQDLKDRDMLKDTLIVWGGEFGRTPLSNPTGGSNHNSRGFTYVAAGGGIQGGQAYGKTDETGAVAIENKVHIHDLHATMLHLLGLDHEQLTYRYAGRDFRLTDVYGNVVHDLLA, encoded by the coding sequence ATGTTCAGCCGTCGTCAGATGCTACAAACGGCTTCAGCCGGCTTTGGAGCCCTCGCCCTGGCCGGTCTCTGCGCCCAGGAAAGCCAGGCCGCCAAAGCCGCTTCCCCGCTGCAGCCCAAGGCGCCCCACTTTGAGCCAAAAGCCAAACGGGTCATCTTCCTCTGCATGCGCGGCGCCCCGGCCCAGTGCGATACGTTCGACTACAAGCCGCGGGATCGTAAAGGTCCGATCATTTCCACCCCTGCCAAAGGCGGCAAAGGGAAAAGCTCCGGCCCGGCTGGTTCGATCACCCCGTTCAGCCAGCACGGCGAAAGCGGCCTGTGGATCGCCGACACGCTGCCGCACCTGGCCAAACACGCCGACGATCTGTGCCTGATCAACAGCATGCACACCGACCTGCCGAACCATCCGCAGTCGTACCTGATGATGCACACGGGCGACTTCCGCTTTGCCCGCCCTTCCGTCGGCGCCTGGGTGCTGTACGGTCTGGGAACCGAGAACCAGAATCTGCCCGGCTTCATTTCCATCAATCCGGAGACCCGCGTCGGCGGCGCCCAGAACTATGGCAGCGCCTTTTTGCCGGCGATCTACCAGGGCACTTCCATCGGCAACGTCGGCGCCAACATGGCGACGGCCGGCATCCGGAACGTGGCGGGATCCCTGCCCGATACGCTCCAGCGGCGGCAACTGGACATGGTCCAGGAGATGAACCAGGGGCTGCTGGAACGGTCGGGCGTCGATACGCAGTTAGAAGGCGTGATCGAATCGCTCGAGCTGGGCTTCCGCATGCAGACTTCGGCGACCGACGTGCTTGACCTGACGAACGAAAGTGCGGAAACGCTCGAACGCTATAACGTCGGCAAGACGCAGAAAGTGGGCCGTTGCCTGGACGACGACTTTGGCCGCCAGTGCCTGTGGGCCCGGCGCCTGGCCGAAGCGGGCGTGCGTTATATCGAGGTCTGCCATTCCAACTGGGACCAGCACGGCAACCATGCGACCGAAGTCGCCGGCAACTGCACGGCCATCGACAAGCCGTTCGCGGCCCTGCTGCAGGATCTCAAAGATCGCGACATGTTGAAGGATACGCTCATTGTCTGGGGCGGAGAGTTCGGCCGCACGCCGCTTTCCAATCCGACCGGCGGCAGCAACCACAACAGCCGCGGCTTCACCTACGTCGCCGCTGGCGGCGGCATCCAGGGCGGCCAGGCCTACGGCAAGACCGATGAAACTGGCGCCGTGGCGATCGAAAACAAGGTGCACATCCACGACCTGCACGCCACCATGCTGCACCTGCTGGGCCTGGACCACGAGCAGCTGACCTACCGCTACGCCGGCCGCGACTTCCGCCTGACCGACGTCTACGGCAACGTCGTCCACGACCTGCTGGCGTAG